The following coding sequences lie in one Eremothecium sinecaudum strain ATCC 58844 chromosome IV, complete sequence genomic window:
- the DPB2 gene encoding DNA polymerase epsilon noncatalytic subunit (Syntenic homolog of Ashbya gossypii AEL267C; Syntenic homolog of Saccharomyces cerevisiae YPR175W (DPB2)) has protein sequence MNKGTVLPVEISPQLLRPLAYRVLSKKYGLNIKSDGLTVLAKFIGRTFGIDWRKSPDTMKFLEKFATVWREQERGIFVDGEGSEEVTRELIERSKATKERSKQVIKQAGGQVVNNKTLDAYIKDKSRAQGLQMASDGEKDNDEVDLSSQVALSEGSRSTSPVLEAKRMQGVPAIDDDPENLNILDEDIYGTSSDELQWTDYFKVINCFTQQRFTYDASKKRYRFIRTKVPPDASGNPSVTRIKVPSVQSNISLFQTRYHIVKDRVLRNPQFQNDDKYNPLFSMSQLENQLKGNAADISSNMYISITQIKNLLGRNGKNFLLLGLIRKNSKDVWSLEDPSGTVELDISEALPTKGLFYVPGFIVLVEGIYYSVGNKFRVSSITHPPGERREETLEAIGNLDLLGIHGPSNEHYVARLDKELKIRLHLLERELTDHRFVFLGGNIYLDEISTFGALKKVFNRLEEDPPTVVVLCGSFSSTPLHPSMNSRNVTAVHAYRNNFDTLAALLSEYENLINETTFIFVPGGNDPWSSMVSMGVAGTLPQKPIPGTFTGKINRICKKIIWASNPTRIAYLSQEIVISRDDITARFKRNNIIFPTVEEEQRAEYLSLQRELQAENQDPDLSISQMIKSRDQLPATVQESRKIIKTILDQQHLSPFTAQLRPIVWDLDYTLQLTPIPSTLVICDNTAPNFEATYNGCKTINPGAFIHKRTARYMEFIPSTRKVIEEEVIF, from the coding sequence ATGAACAAGGGAACTGTATTACCTGTCGAAATTTCACCTCAATTGTTGAGGCCTTTAGCGTATAGGGTTCTGTCGAAGAAGTATGGCCTAAATATTAAATCTGATGGGCTTACAGTGTTAGCAAAATTCATCGGGAGGACATTTGGAATTGATTGGCGAAAAAGTCCAGATACTATGAAGTTTTTAGAAAAGTTTGCTACTGTTTGGCGAGAGCAGGAGCGTGGCATATTCGTTGATGGGGAAGGATCCGAAGAAGTTACCAGAGAGTTGATTGAGCGGAGTAAGGCTACAAAAGAGCGCTCAAAACAAGTTATTAAACAAGCTGGAGGACAAGTGGTTAATAATAAGACATTAGATGCATATATAAAGGATAAGTCTCGAGCTCAAGGATTGCAGATGGCAAGCGATGGAGAGAAAGACAACGATGAAGTTGACCTATCCTCACAGGTTGCTCTTTCTGAGGGTTCGCGATCAACCTCCCCTGTCCTAGAAGCTAAGAGAATGCAAGGTGTTCCAGCTATTGACGACGATCCCGAAAATCTCAATATACTCGACGAAGACATTTATGGGACTTCCAGCGATGAATTACAGTGGACGGATTATTTCAAAGTCATCAATTGTTTTACCCAACAGCGATTTACATATGATGCCAGCAAAAAGCGGTACAGATTTATACGCACGAAGGTGCCTCCTGATGCTTCGGGAAACCCCTCTGTGACTAGAATCAAGGTTCCAAGTGTTCAATCTAATATATCATTATTCCAGACGCGTTATCATATTGTCAAAGACAGGGTTTTACGAAACCCACAATTCCAAAACGATGATAAATATAACCCGTTATTCTCAATGTCACAGTTAGAGAATCAATTGAAGGGGAATGCAGCTGATATCAGCTCTAACATGTACATTTCAATCACACAGATAAAAAATTTGTTGGGGCGGAACGGAAAGAACTTTCTACTTCTTGGTCTAATAAGAAAGAATTCTAAAGACGTATGGTCACTAGAGGATCCTTCAGGAACAGTAGAATTGGATATTTCTGAGGCTTTACCGACGAAAGGCTTATTCTATGTTCCAGGTTTCATTGTTTTAGTGGAAGGTATTTATTATTCCGTCGGGAACAAGTTTCGAGTGTCCTCTATAACTCACCCTCCAGGAGAAAGAAGGGAAGAAACGTTAGAAGCAATTGGAAACTTAGATCTATTGGGCATACATGGTCCCTCAAACGAACATTATGTTGCAAGACTAGATAAGGAATTAAAAATTAGGCTACATTTATTGGAACGGGAGTTGACTGACCATAGGTTTGTATTTTTAGGCGGGAACATATACCTTGATGAAATTTCTACCTTTGGAGCGTTAAAGAAGGTTTTCAACCGGCTGGAAGAAGATCCTCCTACTGTTGTCGTGTTATGTGGGTCTTTTTCTTCCACTCCACTTCATCCTTCTATGAACAGTAGAAATGTTACAGCAGTACATGCCTACAGGAATAATTTCGATACACTAGCGGCCCTTCTTTCAGAATATGAGAATTTAATTAATGAAACGACGTTTATTTTTGTCCCAGGAGGTAACGATCCTTGGAGTTCAATGGTTAGTATGGGGGTCGCTGGTACACTCCCGCAgaaaccaattccagggACTTTTACAGGTAAAATAAACAGAATTTGTAAGAAGATAATTTGGGCATCCAATCCAACCAGGATAGCATACTTGTCACAAGAAATTGTGATATCCAGGGATGACATAACTGCCAGATTTAAGCGTAATAACATCATTTTCCCTactgttgaagaagaacagCGCGCAGAATACTTATCACTTCAAAGGGAACTGCAGGCTGAAAATCAGGATCCTGATTTATCTATTAGTCAAATGATTAAGTCAAGGGATCAGCTACCAGCAACTGTCCAGGAATCACGGAAGATTATCAAAACAATTCTCGATCAGCAACATTTATCGCCCTTCACTGCACAGCTTCGACCAATTGTATGGGACCTTGATTACACGCTGCAGCTAACGCCGATTCCCTCAACCCTGGTAATTTGCGACAATACTGCACCAAATTTTGAAGCAACGTACAACGGTTGCAAAACCATAAACCCAGGCGCTTTTATACACAAAAGAACCGCAAGGTACATGGAGTTTATTCCCTCAACAAGAAAAGTCATCGAAGAGGAAGTAATATTCTAA